In Risungbinella massiliensis, the genomic stretch TAATTTTTTTACGATACTCTTGTAGTGCTTGAGAAGCATGCCGTTTTCCTGCCCATGATTCTGAATCCGTCCAGAAAACGGCAACATCTGTGTGAATTTTCTTTTGGATCATCCAATCCCAAGCAACAGAAGCATCTGTCGCTCCGAATGTATTATTCTCCACTTTGTTTAGTGCGTTACGGAAGCTATCTTTTTTTGTAATTCCTAAATCTTTAAACTCCGTAGCGAACCCACGAATCACATAATTTTTCTCTGCCTTTGCGGTAGTTAGTGCCATTGCCGTAGCAATTTCAGAACACATTAGATTCATCGGTGACACTTGCGACCAAGTCATTGATCCTGATACATCAACGGCATGGACAAACATTTTGCCTGTTGCTTCCTGTACATCAAACGCAAGTTCTACCGCATCATCCAAGATATCCACAATGCGTGGAACAGGATCCCATGTTTTTTTCGATTTTCCTAATTTACCACCAGATTGATAAGTTTTGAGTGCTTTTAGGAGGTCGATTGGATGAATTCTCGCTTTTCGAAGGTAATCTTGATCAAGAAGTTTAGACTCGACCAGCTCCATGTTTTCGATAGCATCAGGGCGAAGGACTCCAATTTCCGTAAGAGAGGCTAGATTACGTAATAGCGCTGTGAGTGGCATTCCTTCAAATAACAATTGCCATGCTTCTTGACTCATCACGCCAACCGTTGCCATCTCATGAGTTAGTTTTCCTTCCCGTATGGCAACTTGCGTCTGCTCAGGATTTCGCTTCAACCATTCATACCACCAGATCTGTTTCAAATCCTCTACTGGAGCATTTGCTGGCAGTTCTCCCCAACCTTTTACGATCCATTCATAAAGAGCATGATGAGCCGGAGTAGGAGGCTTTACATGGAACAGACGTAACGCATCTCTTCCAGAAAAGCCATTTCGCTGCTGGTATTTGAGGAACTGGTAAGCTAGTCCTTTCACATCTTCCCGAGTAATCCATTTGGTACCTGCTTCTTGGATGATACGTCCAAATCCACGCATATTTTTCGTATAGGACAACCATTCATATAAATGACTTGCTGTACGAACCACCTTTGGAAAAATATCTAAGAATGCATTTTTTGCTTCTTTCTTTTCTGCCATGGATAGGAGAACCAATGCCAAAATCGGAGCAGAATTATTTATGGATCGTCCATCCGAGGCATAAAGAATCTCTTCTGCAACTCGGAACGGATCAACTTCCACCGCTGCTTGGATGGTTTGGACAAAGTCGTCGGTCATTTCTTTTTTTCCGGTATAGAACCCACCGTTTGCTGTCCCTGTGATGAGGCAACGCCGTACCATTTGCCACATATCCAACTCAAACATATAACCACCTGAGCGGCCTTGTACCATCTTTTTCCCCGGAATCGCTTCTGTCTGTGGAGTAGTCTTTTTGTTTTTCATATAAAATTGATAACTCATTCTATCACCTCTTCTACCCTGAAAAGGGCAAATAAAAAATCCATGATAGCGGACTAAGCAACAGCAACCATGGACTTTCGTTTGATTTGGAACAGGGGGATGGAGTGAACCCCATCCATCTCTAGCTACCCCTGATATGTAGGAAGTGATAACCCTCCTCATTCGGCTCCAAGGAGCAAGTTGACTGAAAAGGGATCAGGGCTAGTATTTTCGATTAAACTACCCTGTATATTTGGAAAACGGGAGGCTGGACTCGAACCAGCGGCCATAACCCAAAACGGTAATCCTCATTCTTCGGCTCTATTAGAGCAAGGGAGTGAATAAGGAACTATGCTCTACCAACTGAGCTACTCCCGTAGAAAAAGCGGAAGGTTGGAATCGAACCATCGATAACCCTCGTTCTTCGGCTCTTTTAGAGCAAAGTATGAAAAAGGGACGTGCTCCCAAATTGAGCCCTTCCGCTTAAAATTGGGCAAGTTGGTGGATAAAGGGGATTGATGGAAAGTCGGTAACCCTCTATCCTTCGGTCCAATGATTCTATTTTATAATATTATTCTGATAAGATGCAATTATTTTCTAGAACGTAATTCCGCTTTAAATACGATAAAACCGATAAAATTAGTTTGAATTAATCAGAACTTATGATATAGTATTTTCATACTATTTACTGTACTACCTCTGATCAGCAGCTAACTCATAGCAATTGATCAGAGGTGGTACGGTCGTCAGTGTACCTACCCCTCTTTTTTTAATAACGAAGGAGGCGGTTTCGATGGAGAAATCAAGACCAAGCATTCCAACATATTGCCCACTGTGCAAAAGATTCGGCAGGGGCTCAGACATACCATTAGAGGTAGTTCGGAGTACCTATGGACACCATTTCGTAAAGTTGACGTTGAAATGTTCCAATAGAGAACATGGAAAATGTAATTACAAATGTTGCAAGCAAGTTATCTAATCTACTCCCCCATATCACTGACTGGCAAGCTATTCGTAGCTTGTCTTTTTACTATGGTCGATAAAATAAAAAGAACGATCGCAATAGTTCTACGATCGTCCTGATAGTTAACCCTTCGGTTAACTACAGCAAACCAGTATTTCCAAGAACGTAAATGAAAAGCTCCGTATTCTTCGAAATTTCAGGTTTTAATAGAAATAAGTGATTCAAAAGCTTCACCAAACGTGGTTCTGCTTTTGGATCTAGAAAAGCGGTTCCTAATTTTTTCATAGACTTTCTAACTAACAAAAGTCCATAAAAAAACTCCCCAAATGTTTGCTCATCTAATTCTGCAGCTTTTAGATGCTCTATTCCTTTATCTGGACATCCGAAGAAGTGAGTTTCAAAATCCGCTAAACAGATATTGATCTCCTTCATCGACTTTAAATAACCGTCTCCTGCTAATTCAACATACATTAAATTTCTTTTCATGATGATCATCCTTCCATGATGTAATGTGGCGATAAAAATCAGGAAGGATGCCACCCCTTCCTGATCAAATCATCTGCTTGGGATAACTTGATCAGAAGGGAGTGGAATCATTTATATTAGCTATTTGAAGAGAAGGAACATACTTAGTATAGCTCGATATCCGAAAAATAGAAATAGTATTTTTATATTTTATTTGAACATTATAAAATATTCACCTATTATATTTCTGTATTATATAAATGTTCTAATAAGTGATTCTCAAAATTTACACACGTACATTTTCCATTAAAGATTTTATGCAGTATGACGCTACTAATTTCAACATTAAAATACCCTAGGGTTAATTCTTAGAAATCCTTTTAGTACCAGTGGGACTACATCATGAGCCACCTAACAGATCCCTCAATATCTCTTTTATCAAGTACACCTAATCTATTGAGCAATTTCAAAATAACTCCCCACTATTATTCTTCTCGCTATATGTAATCACTTATTTTGGATAGACAACTTTCTACTCTAGCAGAAAGTTGTCTATGGAG encodes the following:
- a CDS encoding TROVE domain-containing protein, encoding MSYQFYMKNKKTTPQTEAIPGKKMVQGRSGGYMFELDMWQMVRRCLITGTANGGFYTGKKEMTDDFVQTIQAAVEVDPFRVAEEILYASDGRSINNSAPILALVLLSMAEKKEAKNAFLDIFPKVVRTASHLYEWLSYTKNMRGFGRIIQEAGTKWITREDVKGLAYQFLKYQQRNGFSGRDALRLFHVKPPTPAHHALYEWIVKGWGELPANAPVEDLKQIWWYEWLKRNPEQTQVAIREGKLTHEMATVGVMSQEAWQLLFEGMPLTALLRNLASLTEIGVLRPDAIENMELVESKLLDQDYLRKARIHPIDLLKALKTYQSGGKLGKSKKTWDPVPRIVDILDDAVELAFDVQEATGKMFVHAVDVSGSMTWSQVSPMNLMCSEIATAMALTTAKAEKNYVIRGFATEFKDLGITKKDSFRNALNKVENNTFGATDASVAWDWMIQKKIHTDVAVFWTDSESWAGKRHASQALQEYRKKINPDVKAIYVTLTPYQITLVDPDDPLSYDLGGFDPSIPRLIQMIANNDI